Genomic DNA from Streptomyces sp. NBC_01571:
TCGGTGCGGCCGCCCTGCGCGCGCTGTGGGCGGCCCGCAGCGGCCGGCATCACTTGCACCATCTGGTCGGGGCCTGCGCGATGGTCTACATGGCGGGCGTGATGGCCGCCTCCCCCGGACACCACCACGCGCACGGCGGTTCCGGGGTGCCGCTGGTGACCGGGGCGCTCCTTCTCTACTTCACCGGGTACGTGCTGCTCTCCGGGTTCCGGCTGCTGCCGGTCGCCGCCGTGGCCGCGGGCACCGGGAGCGCCGGGACGACGCTGCCCGGACCCGCCCGGCGCCCCGGCTGGGGCGATCGTCCCGAGCTGTCGCGGGCGTGCCGGCTGTCGATGGGGATCGCGATGCTCGCCATGCTGGTCACGCTCTGACACGTGCGCGCGCCGCACTGGTGGGACCGCTCCCGCCTCGCCCCACGAAACCGTGGTGTACGTCACTTTGCCGTCGCGGCCCGTATCCCCGGGCGACACTCCGCTCATAGGCTTCAGCCATGATGGTCCCCGCGGCACTGTTGCTGCTCGGCGCCCTGGCGGCCGTGGTCGCTCCACGGCTGCTCGCCCGGGCGGACTGGCCGGAGCGCGAACCTGTGGTCGCCCTGTGGGTGTGGCAGTGCGTGGTGGCGGCCGTTCTGCTGTGCTGCGCGCTGTCCATGACGCTGAGTGCGGCCGCCGCGTGGATGGCGGTGCGCGGCCATGTGTTCGCTCCCGCGCCCCACTCGGTCGTGAACGCCTACGCGTTGGGCACCGGGGACACCTGGGCCGCGACGACCGCGGTGGCACTCGCGTGCGGCGGCGCCTGGACCGCGGCCATGCTGGTCCGTGAGGTGCTGGGCGCACGGTCGCGCCATCGCCACAGCCGAGCCGAACTTCGCCTGCGCGCACCGCTGTTGCCCGGCGAAGAGCCCGGCAGCGATCGACTGGTGGTACTGGAGGGCGAGCGTCCGGACGCCTGGTTCCTGCCCGGCCCCGCACCCCGACTCGTCATCACCACGGCCGCGTTGCGCCGTCTCAAGGGCCGCCGCCTGGATGCCGTACTCGCCCATGAGCAGGGGCACGCGCGGGCCCGGCACGACTGGCTGCTGCACTGCTCGGCCGCCCTCGCCGTCGGCTTCCCTCGGGTCCCGGT
This window encodes:
- a CDS encoding DUF5134 domain-containing protein, which translates into the protein MHGPASPGWLLVALCAATGAYCLLRMRSAVEEQRRTAGGEAVMGFGMAAMAVPAAVAAPPHWAWLGYVGVFGAAALRALWAARSGRHHLHHLVGACAMVYMAGVMAASPGHHHAHGGSGVPLVTGALLLYFTGYVLLSGFRLLPVAAVAAGTGSAGTTLPGPARRPGWGDRPELSRACRLSMGIAMLAMLVTL
- a CDS encoding M56 family metallopeptidase, which gives rise to MMVPAALLLLGALAAVVAPRLLARADWPEREPVVALWVWQCVVAAVLLCCALSMTLSAAAAWMAVRGHVFAPAPHSVVNAYALGTGDTWAATTAVALACGGAWTAAMLVREVLGARSRHRHSRAELRLRAPLLPGEEPGSDRLVVLEGERPDAWFLPGPAPRLVITTAALRRLKGRRLDAVLAHEQGHARARHDWLLHCSAALAVGFPRVPVFAAFRDEMHRLVELAADDVASRRFGRLTIALALVELNEDRGVFGPCPTPQAHLPARVRRLLTPQVRLTPSRRLRLTAAATLVPVVPLLVTFVPALRALG